In the Cyanobacteria bacterium GSL.Bin1 genome, TAGTTGAATTAGCCCAATTGCCAGCCGAAAGTTGGGATCGCAAAACGCGGGGATCAGCCCTACGTCGGATTAAAGCGGACATGTGGCGTCGGAATGCTCGTGCTAATCTGGAGAAAGACGGGAATCGAAACCCTTCTTCATCTTTTTAAGCATGAATACTCAAATTATTATTTTTGATTTTGATGGCACGATCGCGGATACTAAAGAAACTGTCATTGCAATTACCAATCGTTTAGCACCCGAATTTGGTTTTTCTCCTTTAAATGAAATCGAGATTGCTCGTTATCAAGATCTAACAGCCCGGGAAATTATTCAAGAATCGCGGGTATCTTGGTGGAAAATTCCTTTCTTAATTCAACGGGTTAAACGGGAACTCAAGCAAGAAATTCCAACCATTCAACCCATTGCTGGTATGGAAACCGCTTTGGAAGAATTAAAAGCATATCAATTTCAGCTTGGTATTATTACTTCCAATTCTGAAGACAATGCCAGTCAATTTTTAAGGCAACATGGGCTCTTACATTACTTTAATTTCATTGAGAGCAGTTTTCACTTATTGGGTAAAGATAAAGTAATTCAACGGTTATTGCGTCAAAAAAAAGTTTCTCCGGAAGTAGTAACTTATGTGGGTGATGAAACCCGTGATATTGAAGCAGCGCGAAAAAGCGGAGTTAGAATGATTGCGGTGAGTTGGGGATTCAATTCTGTCGCTGCTTTAACAAAAGGGGAACCGGATGCGTTAATTCATCATCCCAGTGAACTGCCCTATGTCATGACCGCTTACGCTTATCAATCCCATTTAAAATCAGTTCATTTTCGAGATTAACGGGATTCTGAACAAATCAGAAACAAGGGTGTTGGCTTGACAAGGTAGAACCCAGATGACTCCTGCTGAACAGCAACAGCAGGAACAAAAGCGGGCTGATCGGTTTCTTCAAAAGTTATGAGACTTAGGAATTGATCCGGATCCAGTTAGCATTTAAATGTTTTTCCCTTGCGCCAGTTGCCAAACCGTTTGCGCGATCGCGCTGTCTTCATTGGTCTGCAAGACCAATACTCGCACGGCTGAGTTGACGGTGGCAATGTCTTCATTTTGGGGACGATTTTGATTTTTCTCTGGATCAATTTCCACCCCGAGATACCCGAGGCGTTGACAGGTTTCTTGACGGACAATGGCTGAGTTTTCTCCAACACCAGCGGTAAACACCAGCACATCTAAGCCTTGTAAACTGGCAACCATTGCCCCAATTTGCCGGCAGAGGTGATGAATATAGGTTTCAAAAGCGAGTTGGGCGCGATGGTTTTCTGCCATTGCTTCGGTGACAGTGCGCATATCCCCAGAAATGCCGGAAAGTCCTTTTAAGCCCGATTCTTTGTTCAGCGTGGTATCTAGTTCATCGGCACTAAATCCTTTTTCTCGCAAGAGATGGATAATAATACCCGGATCAATGGAACCGCAGCGAGTTCCCATCATTAAGCCTTCGAGGGGAGTAAAACCCATTGTAGTATCAATGCTGTGTCCATTTTGCACTGCCGCCAGAGATGCGCCATTACCGAGGTGACAGGTCACTAATTTTAACTTGTCTAAGGGTTGATCCAAAAGTTGAGCCGTTTTTTGGGCACAATATTCATGACTAATTCCGTGGAAGCCATAGCGCTGGATGCCTTCTTCATACCACTGATAAGGGAGAGGATAGATTGCGGATGCGGTTGGGATTTGACTATGGAAAGCAGTGTCAAAAACTGCCACTTGTCCAACTTTCGGAAGCAATTTTTCCATCCTCTCAATCCCTTGCAAGTTCGCCGGATTATGATTAGGGGCAAGGGAACTTAATTGCGCGATCGCGCTTTTCACTTCTTCTGTTATCCACGTCGGCTGTTGGTACTGGCTACCGCCATGCACGACCCGATGACCGACAAAATCAATTTCTTCCCAAGAGGCTAAAACCGCTGTATCCCCTTCACAAAGCGTATTAAATAAGCCTTCCATTGCCACCAAGCGCTCCTCGGTTTGCTGATTGTCTTCAAACACAATGCCATTACTTTCAACTTTCAGTTGGGCGCTTCCCTGTTGCTGACTAAAATCAATACTGCCCGTCCATAACAAAGTAATTACATCCCGAGAACGGCTATCCTCTGGAATGTAGTACAGTGAACTTTTTTGACTGCTTGAACCCGCATTTAAAACTAAAATTTTCATGGTTTTATTTTTCCACCAATGACTAATAACAAATACACAAACCGCATTGGCATTTTGGCTAAAAGCGCGGTTTTCTCCTGTCAGTGAGGTGTTAAGAAAGTGAAGTCGTGTTGATCAATTTCGTTCGCAGTGTCAAAAAGGTCACACTCATGCAGTTGTTTTCCGAAGAGGGCAACTTTCATTATTTCTCCTACAAACGACTCGCCTTCACGTTAATACAGGGATCGTTGGGTCGCGATAAAATTAAACCTCTCTTAAGGGGGCAAGGGGAAACGCTTTAGCAAGGGTGAAATAAATGATTTGTTAACGCTGAAAACACGAGCTTTTTCTAGACTGATTAGCTTGTCAAGTCTTTAATATTGCCGAATTTTTTTATATCTTCTAATAGTCCCCCACAGGCATCTAATAGCAGATCAATAACATAATTAAAGCCATCGCTTTCGCCATAATAAGGGTCGGGAACTTCCCGATCTTGATAATTGCGAACGTAATCGCACATCATTTGGATTTTGTCTCGATATTTTTTATGAGGATCAAGGGCAATTAATGACCAATAATTCTCTCGATCCATGGCTAAGATTAAATCATATTTGTCAAAGTCACTGGGATGAAATTGACGTGCCCTTCCGTCTAATTGAATTCCCCTCTTTTGGGCAGCACTTCTCATACGAGGATCCGGGAGTTTACCAATATGATAGTCTCCTGTTCCCGCCGAGTCGCAAATAATTTCATGAGTTAGCCCTTCGGTTTCGATTAGATAGCGCATGATATTTTCTGCCGAAGGAGACCGACAAATATTCCCCAAACAGACAAAGAGGAGTTGGTAAGGCATAATCGAAACTTTCTTAAATGATCGCGCTATAGTTTACCATGATTCATTAATCTTCATTGACAATTTTCAGACGAACTACGCGATCGCTGCTGTCATCTAAAGGCACCTCAATCGTATCGTTACTGAGTGTTTCTAGGGCACTGAGTAATGATCGCAAATGCGGGTTACTGGCACCGGTTTCTACATACAAGCGATCCGCTAAGCTTCCCACCCGCTTCCAAGTGGTATAGAGTTTCGCCACCACTTGTTCTAAATTAGTGGCTTGTTTGACTAAATCGGCAGCGGTATTCAAACAGTCCAGACGCAGCGCTTCTTCTAACGCCATTTCCATATCTAAATTAGCATTATGAATCGCTTGCACTTGGGCGGCTGCATCGAGATACTTCGAGAGATTTTTCGCCGAAGACGTTAAGTGTTTGACCGTATCCACATCGGGATTTTCTTCTACTTCCTGCTGGATCGACTTGAGATGAGATTCCGGAAGTTTTTCCATCTCTTTGACTAATGGCGCGAGATGACTGGGAGAAAGCGAGCCACTTTCGGCTTTTTTCTTGACAATGGGGGGAACCAACTCCGAACTCATTGCTGTCCATTGATCGGACAATTCTTTTACTTCCCGGCGCGTAATGCGATCCCCATTATCCGCTGCTTCAGAAACGAGTTTTTGCACTTCCGGGTCAGATTTAGCGGTTTCGACGAAGGCGCGCTTACTAAAATTATTGATCGAACTGGCTTGTAGTTGTCCGTCTTCGAGTAGGGTATCGGCACTATTAGCTAGCTGAATGAGGGAATAGGCTTGACTTTTACTAATTTCCCGTTGCTTTAGCCAATTGAGAAAGCCGTTCCCCCGTCCTTCTCCCCCAATCTTTTCGCGATCGCGCACTGCTCTTAAAATTCTCCCGCGCCAA is a window encoding:
- a CDS encoding HAD-IA family hydrolase; this translates as MNTQIIIFDFDGTIADTKETVIAITNRLAPEFGFSPLNEIEIARYQDLTAREIIQESRVSWWKIPFLIQRVKRELKQEIPTIQPIAGMETALEELKAYQFQLGIITSNSEDNASQFLRQHGLLHYFNFIESSFHLLGKDKVIQRLLRQKKVSPEVVTYVGDETRDIEAARKSGVRMIAVSWGFNSVAALTKGEPDALIHHPSELPYVMTAYAYQSHLKSVHFRD
- a CDS encoding acetate/propionate family kinase — its product is MKILVLNAGSSSQKSSLYYIPEDSRSRDVITLLWTGSIDFSQQQGSAQLKVESNGIVFEDNQQTEERLVAMEGLFNTLCEGDTAVLASWEEIDFVGHRVVHGGSQYQQPTWITEEVKSAIAQLSSLAPNHNPANLQGIERMEKLLPKVGQVAVFDTAFHSQIPTASAIYPLPYQWYEEGIQRYGFHGISHEYCAQKTAQLLDQPLDKLKLVTCHLGNGASLAAVQNGHSIDTTMGFTPLEGLMMGTRCGSIDPGIIIHLLREKGFSADELDTTLNKESGLKGLSGISGDMRTVTEAMAENHRAQLAFETYIHHLCRQIGAMVASLQGLDVLVFTAGVGENSAIVRQETCQRLGYLGVEIDPEKNQNRPQNEDIATVNSAVRVLVLQTNEDSAIAQTVWQLAQGKNI
- a CDS encoding low molecular weight phosphotyrosine protein phosphatase yields the protein MPYQLLFVCLGNICRSPSAENIMRYLIETEGLTHEIICDSAGTGDYHIGKLPDPRMRSAAQKRGIQLDGRARQFHPSDFDKYDLILAMDRENYWSLIALDPHKKYRDKIQMMCDYVRNYQDREVPDPYYGESDGFNYVIDLLLDACGGLLEDIKKFGNIKDLTS